A window from Erythrolamprus reginae isolate rEryReg1 chromosome 9, rEryReg1.hap1, whole genome shotgun sequence encodes these proteins:
- the LOC139172485 gene encoding C-signal-like — MKGIILDEVEKRNIEMVLEKGEDVTICPKESSVDVQKSRVRMFQVARNILVTGTNQGIGFGLVKELVKRNPPPGRIFAACLNPPGPESTALQNFASQYGNTHIIQLDVTNVSSIRRVASEVESHLKGQGLNLLINNAGIISQAYFLENVNQEDMLLSYKTNTVGPLLMVKEFLPLLKKAAKETTKDKVGSPKAVVVNISSIASSIGQGFDPSLAMIPPLYQYRASKTALNMVNACLAVELKKDGISSVLLHPGWVKTVMGTEQAPMTVEESTKGLVKVIDGLDPSSSGTFLSWQGNKTVW, encoded by the exons ATGTCACCATCTGTCCAAAGGAGAGCAGTGTTGACGTGCAAAAGTCAAGGGTCAGAATGTTTCAAGTAGCTCGCAACATCCTGGTAACCGGAACCAACCAGGGAATTGGATTTGGACTGGTGAAAGAGCTGGTGAAACGGAACCCTCCTCCTGGACGTATTTTTGCAGCCTGTCTGAACCCTCCTGGACCTGAATCAACG GCTTTGCAGAATTTTGCTAGTCAGTACGGCAACACTCACATCATTCAATTAG ATGTGACAAACGTGTCCAGCATAAGGCGGGTGGCATCAGAAGTGGAATCCCATCTGAAAGGACAAGGGCTCAATCTGCTAATCAACAATGCTGGCATTATTTCCCAAGCCTATTTCCTGGAAAACGTCAATCAGGAAGATATGCTATTGTCATACAAGAccaatacagtgggacctctccTAATGGTCAAG GAATTCCTGCCTCTCCTGAAGAAGGCTGCCAAGGAGACCACAAAAGACAAAGTGGGGAGCCCCAAGGCAGTTGTCGTCAACATATCTTCTATCGCTAGCTCCATTGGGCAGGGTTTTGATCCCTCACTAGCAATGATTCCTCCATTGTACCAATATCGTGCCAGCAAG ACAGCGTTGAACATGGTCAATGCCTGCCTTGCAGTTGAACTGAAAAAAGATGGAATTTCATCTGTTCTGCTCCATCCTGGATGGGTGAAAACTGTCATGGGCACAGAACAG GCTCCTATGACAGTGGAGGAGAGTACTAAGGGTTTGGTGAAGGTGATTGACGGCTTAGATCCCTCGTCATCTGGAACTTTTCTGAGTTGGCAGGGGAATAAAACAGTCTGGTGA